From one Rosa rugosa chromosome 4, drRosRugo1.1, whole genome shotgun sequence genomic stretch:
- the LOC133742766 gene encoding uncharacterized protein LOC133742766 — translation METKKSGHGEVRVGEVWLLTCAWDVLATLLTSALLSLAQDPFQLSTCGPKNRGANENEYSYSEAVDGDEEKNNDGGFGDPEEEPSSEDEEGAGNNSNGKSNNSSKAGAGGDGGEEDEEEEDINNRDDNDDGEVDGDEDKDDDEDEDNEDEDEGEDKDEEEIVEEDEPDDEEDEEEEALQPPKKRKK, via the exons ATGGAGACCAAAAAGAGTGGTCATGGTGAGGTTAGGGTTGGAGAGGTCTGGTTGCTGACGTGCGCTTGGGATGTTCTTGCCACTCTGCTTACCTCAGCCTTGCTGTCTTTAGCTCAG GATCCTTTCCAGCTCTCAACTTGTGGACCAAAAAACCGAGGAGCCAATGAGAATGAATATTCCTACTCGGAAGCAGTTGATGGTGATGAAGAAAAGAACAATGATGGTGGCTTTGGGGACCCCGAAGAGGAGCCATcttctgaagatgaagaaggagCTGGGAACAATTCTAATGGTAAAAGCAACAACAGTTCCAAAGCTGGGGCTGGAGGCGATGGgggtgaagaagatgaagaggaggaGGATATCAACAACCGTGATGATAATGATGATGGCGAAGTAGATGGAGATGAGgacaaggatgatgatgaagatgaagacaacGAGGACGAGGATGAAGGTGAGGACAAGGATGAGGAAGAAATTGTAGAAGAAGATGAacctgatgatgaagaagacgaagaagaagaggccCTTCAGCCCCCAAAGAAGCGGAAAAAGTGA
- the LOC133742764 gene encoding ABSCISIC ACID-INSENSITIVE 5-like protein 3, with protein sequence MDDRTFVSGNGDEEPQFPPLARQGSNYNLTLDCNEVQSNLGNINKPLNTNMAHLDELLKNVISVDQEGQLLQNPSSSPSSSLPTSLFLGNFNLNAPLMSSKKKTMDQVWKEIVHHDHHPLNLNSAAANESLHHQRMTTIGESTSATTPPDHLLVRAGILNAHPMMPIDPTAAVSQQADWFQFQVAAAAQQQMTMLDSNFKVCESVFENSSSAMNLDTYSENHQVGMSIPMPAISAASSSESQATHAQRKRNYSDEMKEKSIERRQKRMIKNRESAARSRARKQAYTNQLESEVFHLRKTNTWLKKQKEVEILLSSNPTNSMPKYQLRRISSASF encoded by the exons ATGGATGATAGAACCTTTGTGTCTGGAAATGGAGATGAGGAACCACAGTTTCCCCCATTGGCTAGACAGGGTTCTAATTACAATCTGACTTTGGATTGTAATGAGGTTCAAAGCAATTTGGGCAATATAAACAAGCCTTTGAATACTAATATGGCACATTTGGATGAGTTACTTAAAAATGTGATATCAGTTGATCAAGAAGGGCAGCTGCTGCaaaacccttcttcttctccttcttcctcacTGCCCACTTCACTTTTTCTTGGGAATTTCAATTTGAATGCACCATTAATGAGCAGTAAGAAGAAAACTATGGATCAGGTATGGAAGGAAATTGTTCATCATGATCATCATCCTCTCAATCTCAATTCCGCTGCAGCCAATGAATCTTTGCATCATCAAAGAATGACAACTATTGGAGAATCAACATCAGCAACAACACCACCTGACCATCTCCTAGTTCGAGCAGGTATCCTAAATGCTCATCCAATGATGCCCATTGATCCAACAGCTGCGGTATCGCAGCAAGCAGATTGGTTTCAGTTCCaagttgctgctgctgctcagCAGCAAATGACAATGTTGGACTCGAATTTCAAGGTTTGTGAGTCAGTATTTGAGAACTCTTCATCAGCTATGAATCTTGACACTTACTCTGAGAATCATCAAGTGGGTATGTCAATTCCAATGCCAGCAATATCAGCAGCATCATCTTCAGAGTCTCAGGCAACTCATGCCCAGAGGAAGCGCAATTACTCGGATGAAATGAAGGAGAAAAGTATTGAGAGGAGGCAGAAGAGGATGATCAAAAACAGAGAGTCAGCAGCAAGGTCAAGGGCAAGAAAGCAG GCTTATACCAATCAGTTGGAGAGTGAAGTATTTCACTTGAGAAAAACGAATACCTGGCTCAAAAAGCAAAAG GAGGTGGAGATACTCTTATCTTCAAATCCTACTAATTCCATGCCTAAATACCAACTTAGGCGCATCAGTTCAgcttccttttag